One stretch of Saccharomonospora xinjiangensis XJ-54 DNA includes these proteins:
- a CDS encoding tyrosine recombinase XerC, with translation MARLRSLLPARSAVIVDDYEDHLRDERGLSGHTVRAYLGDVVSLLAFFHGVTDKGEPETSPNPPGTSLDGPSQGCEEPPGERVGERLDALDVGVLRAWLARQHEQGRSRTTLARRAASARTFTAWAHQRGLVASDPGARLASPRPHRRLPGVLRQDEAGELMRVSATGAEDGHPLALRDHALIELLYATGVRISELCGLDIDDVDFERRIVCVLGKGRKQRMVPFGLPAERSLRSWLRRGRPEVATRDSGPALFLGARGRRVDPRTVRRVVHETVAAVPGAVDIGPHGLRHSAATHMLDGGADLRSVQELLGHATLATTQLYTHVTVERLKAIHDQTHPRAR, from the coding sequence ATGGCACGCTTGCGATCCCTTCTGCCGGCTCGGTCGGCCGTGATCGTGGACGACTACGAGGACCACTTGCGGGACGAGCGCGGTCTTTCCGGGCACACCGTGCGCGCGTACCTCGGGGATGTCGTGTCGTTGTTGGCCTTCTTCCACGGTGTCACCGATAAGGGTGAGCCGGAGACATCTCCGAATCCTCCGGGCACGTCCCTCGACGGGCCGTCGCAGGGCTGCGAGGAGCCGCCCGGGGAACGGGTCGGGGAACGGCTCGATGCCCTCGATGTCGGCGTGCTCCGCGCCTGGCTGGCGCGGCAGCACGAGCAGGGACGCAGTCGCACCACGTTGGCGAGGCGGGCGGCGTCGGCGAGGACGTTCACCGCGTGGGCGCACCAGCGTGGATTGGTGGCCTCCGATCCGGGGGCACGGTTGGCGTCGCCGCGTCCGCATCGGAGGCTCCCCGGGGTGCTTCGGCAGGACGAGGCGGGCGAACTCATGCGGGTCAGCGCGACGGGGGCCGAGGATGGCCACCCGCTGGCACTTCGCGATCACGCCCTGATCGAGTTGCTGTACGCCACAGGTGTGCGAATCTCGGAACTGTGCGGACTCGACATCGATGACGTCGATTTCGAACGTCGAATCGTGTGCGTCCTGGGAAAGGGGAGGAAGCAACGGATGGTGCCGTTCGGCCTGCCTGCGGAGCGTTCGCTCCGGTCGTGGCTGAGGCGGGGACGCCCCGAGGTGGCGACCCGTGACTCCGGTCCCGCCCTCTTTCTCGGGGCCAGGGGCAGGCGCGTGGATCCGCGAACCGTGCGCCGGGTGGTGCACGAAACCGTGGCCGCTGTCCCCGGTGCGGTCGATATCGGTCCGCATGGTCTGCGGCACTCAGCAGCCACCCACATGCTCGACGGCGGAGCTGACCTTCGCAGCGTTCAGGAACTGCTCGGTCACGCTACGCTGGCCACGACGCAGCTCTACACTCACGTGACAGTCGAGCGGCTGAAGGCGATCCATGACCAGACCCACCCCCGCGCCCGGTGA
- the dprA gene encoding DNA-processing protein DprA — MSSEAVRSARAYLLRVAEPPAPALWHFVSEHGPVEAARRVAAGDVPDGVAAETTARRRLDLAERDLDLAAAQGARLVIPEDDEWPAWPLLSLEVAMGRGVEGVAPPLALWVRGKAMLAEVLASAVAIVGARAATDYGESTAAEFAYELTGADITVVSGAAYGIDGAAHRGALAAGGVTAAVLGCALDAGYPAGHVGLLNRVTQQGAVVSEYPPGTQPARHRFLVRNRLIAALTSGTVVVEAGRRSGARNTATTAGALGKVVMAVPGPITSALSVGCHQLVRDAQATLVASVADVVDTVGRLGSGLIHRGDGPRRHTDGLGPESLRVYEALPSRGGRSPEEIATESGVGLQRVRAVLPALELDGFAQHCDAGWRQRAGRGTRAGRETR, encoded by the coding sequence ATGAGTTCCGAAGCGGTCAGGTCCGCACGGGCTTACCTCCTCCGTGTCGCCGAACCTCCCGCCCCGGCTCTCTGGCACTTCGTCTCCGAACACGGGCCGGTGGAGGCCGCGCGGCGAGTGGCCGCCGGCGATGTGCCCGACGGGGTGGCCGCCGAGACAACCGCACGGCGGCGGCTCGACCTGGCCGAACGGGATCTGGACCTCGCGGCCGCGCAGGGCGCCCGGCTGGTGATTCCCGAGGACGACGAGTGGCCTGCTTGGCCGTTGCTGTCCCTGGAAGTCGCCATGGGGCGCGGCGTCGAGGGGGTGGCACCTCCGTTGGCGCTCTGGGTGCGCGGCAAGGCGATGCTGGCCGAGGTGCTCGCCTCCGCTGTGGCCATCGTCGGAGCGCGCGCGGCGACCGACTACGGCGAGAGCACGGCGGCGGAGTTCGCCTACGAGCTGACGGGCGCGGACATCACCGTCGTCTCAGGCGCGGCTTACGGCATCGACGGCGCGGCTCATCGCGGTGCGCTCGCGGCAGGGGGAGTCACCGCCGCGGTGCTGGGCTGCGCGCTCGACGCCGGATACCCCGCCGGTCATGTCGGGTTACTGAACCGCGTGACACAGCAGGGCGCCGTCGTCTCGGAGTACCCGCCGGGCACGCAGCCCGCGCGTCACCGCTTCCTTGTGCGCAACCGGCTGATCGCCGCTCTGACCTCCGGCACCGTCGTCGTCGAGGCCGGTCGCCGCAGTGGGGCGCGTAACACGGCGACCACGGCCGGTGCCCTCGGCAAGGTGGTCATGGCGGTGCCCGGGCCGATCACGTCGGCGCTCTCCGTGGGTTGTCATCAGCTCGTCAGGGACGCGCAGGCCACACTCGTGGCCTCGGTGGCCGACGTCGTGGACACCGTCGGCAGATTGGGCAGCGGTCTCATTCATCGCGGCGACGGTCCCCGGCGACACACCGACGGCCTTGGTCCGGAGTCGCTGCGGGTATACGAGGCGCTGCCCTCCCGCGGCGGCCGTTCACCGGAGGAGATCGCCACGGAATCGGGTGTTGGTCTGCAACGTGTTCGAGCTGTGTTGCCTGCGCTGGAACTCGACGGGTTCGCCCAGCACTGCGACGCGGGCTGGAGGCAGCGAGCCGGTCGAGGCACGCGGGCGGGGAGGGAGACACGATGA
- a CDS encoding YifB family Mg chelatase-like AAA ATPase, translating to MALARSWSIALLGIEGRLVEIEADIGAGMPGTKLVGLPDPGLREAKDRVRAAIRNSRHSWPDTHVTLGLSPANLPKVGSSYDLGIAVAVLAASGVVPGVELSGTVMLGELALDGRVRPVPGVLPALLAARRLGHRRAVVPAGCVSEAALVEGLEVLGAPGLADVVAWLRQEGELVRPDPVETGPAPHAPDLTDVVGQPEARWALEVAAAGGHHVLLTGPPGVGKTMLATRLPGLLPPLSTEEALEVAAVRSVDGSLSRSSPLVLVPPFVAPHHSISVSALVGGGNGLATPGAISKAHGGVLFLDEAAEFGAERLESLRTVLEEGEIRIARSRGVVRYPASFQLVLASNPCPCAPPREIDCTCSPSARRRYLGRLSGPLLDRVDLRVRMRPVTAMRSSEAHPPESTEVVRKRVLVARDRATARWADRGWRTNAAVPGPVLWREFALPRSATALVERALQHGAITARGADRCLRVAWTLADLDGAACPDGDHVASALEFRDRRAA from the coding sequence ATGGCGCTCGCGCGAAGCTGGTCCATCGCCCTGCTCGGTATCGAGGGACGGTTGGTGGAGATCGAAGCGGACATCGGTGCGGGGATGCCGGGCACGAAACTGGTGGGGCTTCCCGACCCGGGTCTGCGGGAGGCCAAGGACAGGGTGCGGGCCGCGATCCGCAACAGCCGCCACAGCTGGCCCGACACCCATGTCACGCTGGGACTCTCGCCCGCGAATCTGCCCAAGGTCGGTTCGTCCTACGACCTGGGTATCGCCGTCGCGGTTCTCGCGGCGTCGGGTGTGGTGCCCGGTGTCGAGTTGAGCGGCACCGTCATGCTGGGTGAGTTGGCGCTCGACGGCAGAGTGCGGCCGGTCCCTGGTGTGCTGCCCGCCTTGCTGGCGGCTCGTCGGCTCGGCCACCGGCGGGCGGTGGTCCCCGCGGGCTGTGTTTCGGAGGCGGCGCTCGTCGAGGGCCTGGAGGTATTGGGTGCGCCAGGGCTCGCCGATGTCGTCGCGTGGCTTCGGCAGGAGGGCGAGCTGGTGCGCCCTGACCCTGTCGAGACAGGCCCCGCTCCGCACGCTCCGGATCTCACCGATGTGGTGGGACAGCCGGAGGCCCGGTGGGCTCTGGAGGTGGCGGCAGCGGGCGGGCACCATGTCCTGCTCACGGGGCCACCCGGTGTCGGCAAGACCATGCTCGCCACTCGCCTTCCCGGCTTGCTGCCCCCTCTTTCCACCGAGGAGGCTCTGGAGGTGGCGGCGGTCCGCTCCGTTGACGGATCGCTGAGCCGGTCCTCGCCGCTGGTTCTCGTGCCGCCGTTCGTCGCGCCGCACCACTCGATCTCTGTTTCGGCGCTCGTGGGAGGCGGCAACGGCCTTGCCACACCGGGAGCCATCAGCAAGGCACACGGCGGGGTGCTGTTCCTCGACGAAGCCGCGGAGTTCGGCGCGGAACGGCTGGAATCCCTCCGCACCGTACTGGAGGAGGGCGAAATCCGCATCGCCCGCAGCCGAGGTGTCGTGCGGTACCCGGCGTCGTTCCAGCTCGTGCTCGCAAGCAATCCCTGCCCCTGCGCTCCTCCGCGCGAGATCGACTGCACCTGCAGTCCGTCAGCGCGTCGGCGGTATCTCGGCCGCTTGTCAGGCCCGTTGCTCGACCGCGTGGACCTAAGGGTCCGGATGCGCCCGGTCACGGCTATGCGCTCGTCCGAAGCACACCCGCCCGAATCCACCGAGGTGGTCCGCAAAAGGGTTCTCGTTGCACGGGATCGTGCGACAGCGCGCTGGGCCGATCGTGGCTGGCGTACCAACGCGGCGGTGCCCGGTCCCGTGCTGTGGAGGGAGTTCGCGCTGCCTCGAAGCGCCACGGCACTGGTGGAACGTGCGCTCCAACACGGCGCCATCACCGCGCGCGGCGCCGATCGCTGCCTGCGTGTCGCGTGGACCCTGGCCGATCTGGACGGAGCGGCCTGCCCCGACGGCGACCACGTCGCCTCGGCACTGGAGTTTCGTGATCGGAGGGCGGCATGA
- a CDS encoding YraN family protein yields MRAARVAKRASEATGQGGTRLGEGRAATLLGRRGEELAVEHIRRQGLAVLERNWRCREGELDILATDGRTLIVCEVKTRSGRRYGSPAESVTPDKRRRIRGLALRWLAARQVAWCPLRFDVIAIDCPPRGTPVLRHIVGAF; encoded by the coding sequence GTGCGTGCGGCGCGGGTGGCAAAACGAGCATCGGAGGCGACCGGACAGGGTGGCACCCGGCTAGGAGAGGGCCGAGCGGCGACGCTCCTGGGTCGTCGAGGGGAAGAGCTCGCCGTCGAGCACATACGTCGGCAGGGACTGGCCGTCCTGGAGCGCAACTGGCGTTGCAGGGAGGGCGAACTCGACATCCTCGCCACCGACGGCCGCACGTTGATCGTCTGCGAGGTGAAGACCCGGTCGGGTCGGCGATACGGCAGCCCTGCCGAATCGGTCACGCCAGACAAGCGCCGTCGCATCCGTGGCCTCGCGTTGCGCTGGCTCGCCGCGAGACAGGTGGCGTGGTGCCCCCTGCGTTTCGACGTGATCGCCATCGACTGTCCGCCGCGCGGAACACCGGTGCTGCGGCACATCGTGGGGGCGTTCTGA
- a CDS encoding DUF2469 domain-containing protein, whose translation MSAEDLEKYETEMELSLYREYRDIVGQFSYVVETERRFYLANAVDVQVRDGGGDVYFEVRMSDAWVWDMYRPARFVKNVRVITFKDVNVEELDKPELRLPEDGPFGG comes from the coding sequence ATGAGCGCAGAGGATCTCGAGAAATACGAGACCGAGATGGAGCTGTCGCTGTACAGGGAGTACCGCGACATCGTCGGCCAGTTCTCGTACGTCGTGGAGACGGAACGGCGCTTCTACCTGGCCAACGCCGTGGACGTGCAGGTACGTGACGGTGGCGGCGACGTGTATTTCGAAGTGCGGATGTCCGATGCGTGGGTGTGGGACATGTACCGTCCGGCGCGCTTCGTCAAGAACGTTCGAGTGATCACGTTCAAGGACGTCAACGTCGAGGAGCTCGACAAGCCGGAATTGCGGTTGCCTGAGGACGGGCCCTTCGGGGGCTGA
- a CDS encoding ribonuclease HII: MSAHSVSVLRPPRAVIRGDTAWALQSALDRRGLGPVSGVDEAGRGACAGPLVVAACVLRPGDASRFAELTDSKLLTPLARDRVYEQVVRRALDYSIVVVPVAEVDAHGIHVTNIEGMRRAVAGLSIRPGYVLIDGFRVPGLPAPSVPVVKGDRAVACVAAASVLAKVTRDRIMSGLHAEYPVYGFDVHKGYTTAEHGAALAEHGPCEAHRWSFTNVASAGAAHGMRPPRRVLLSFAALQAGVVAGTHAVAAGADTAVVSENGASADDGLQGAREGARVS, translated from the coding sequence GTGAGCGCTCACAGCGTGAGTGTGCTCCGCCCACCTCGCGCCGTCATCCGTGGCGACACGGCGTGGGCGTTGCAGTCCGCACTCGATCGGCGAGGGCTCGGCCCCGTCTCCGGTGTGGACGAGGCCGGTCGCGGAGCGTGCGCGGGCCCGCTCGTGGTGGCCGCCTGCGTTCTGCGCCCCGGCGATGCTTCCCGGTTCGCCGAACTCACGGACTCCAAGCTGCTCACCCCGCTTGCCCGTGACCGCGTGTACGAGCAGGTCGTCAGGAGGGCGCTGGACTACTCGATCGTCGTCGTCCCCGTGGCCGAGGTGGACGCACACGGCATCCACGTCACGAACATCGAGGGAATGCGCAGAGCCGTGGCAGGGCTCTCGATCCGCCCCGGCTACGTGCTCATCGACGGTTTCCGTGTCCCCGGCCTTCCCGCTCCGAGCGTGCCAGTGGTGAAGGGTGACCGCGCGGTCGCGTGTGTGGCCGCGGCGTCCGTGCTGGCGAAGGTGACGAGGGACCGGATCATGTCGGGCCTGCATGCCGAGTATCCGGTGTACGGTTTCGACGTCCACAAGGGCTACACGACCGCCGAGCATGGCGCGGCGCTCGCCGAGCACGGTCCGTGCGAGGCACACCGCTGGTCGTTCACCAACGTGGCTTCTGCCGGGGCCGCGCACGGTATGCGACCGCCGCGAAGGGTGCTGTTGAGTTTCGCCGCGTTGCAGGCGGGTGTGGTGGCTGGTACGCATGCCGTCGCGGCGGGTGCCGACACGGCGGTGGTGAGCGAGAATGGAGCTTCTGCCGACGACGGGTTGCAGGGCGCGCGAGAAGGGGCTCGGGTTTCATGA
- the lepB gene encoding signal peptidase I has protein sequence MPSNAAEGEPDRPEDDNEVRASSDASSSGSGQGDRPASGADDGEERSAERKKQRSFWKELPILIVVALVLAFLIQQFVARVYMIPSGSMEQTLHGCPGCTPDRILVDKVTYNFADPEPGDVVVFRGPDAWVEDDPPSDSSGNPIASFFQKLGAAFGLAPPDERDFVKRIIATGGQTVECCDDQNRVTVDGRPLDEPYIYWQGGNAEQRDFGPVTVPEGSVWVMGDNRNNSSDSRYQGGGGERGAVPVENIIGKARLIVLPPSRWDVVSDHNPQASVELPSAMSAPEWQQGLPLVAGALAAWPTLVVGRKAGAGVRRLASRFRRER, from the coding sequence GTGCCCTCGAACGCTGCGGAAGGCGAGCCGGATCGCCCTGAGGACGACAACGAGGTGAGAGCGTCTTCGGACGCTTCCTCTTCGGGGTCCGGTCAGGGCGATCGGCCGGCTTCCGGGGCCGACGACGGTGAGGAGCGATCAGCGGAGCGGAAGAAGCAGCGTTCCTTCTGGAAAGAACTGCCTATTCTGATCGTCGTCGCACTCGTGCTGGCATTTCTCATCCAGCAGTTCGTCGCCCGCGTCTACATGATCCCGTCGGGCTCGATGGAGCAGACGCTGCACGGCTGTCCAGGATGCACTCCCGATCGCATCCTCGTTGACAAGGTCACCTACAACTTCGCCGATCCCGAGCCCGGCGACGTCGTCGTCTTTCGCGGTCCTGACGCGTGGGTTGAGGACGATCCGCCGAGCGACTCCTCCGGTAACCCGATCGCGAGCTTTTTCCAGAAACTGGGAGCCGCGTTCGGGCTCGCGCCGCCGGACGAACGCGACTTCGTCAAGCGCATCATCGCCACCGGAGGCCAGACGGTCGAGTGCTGTGACGACCAGAACCGTGTCACTGTGGACGGTCGTCCGTTGGACGAGCCCTACATCTACTGGCAGGGCGGCAACGCCGAGCAGCGCGACTTCGGGCCGGTGACGGTGCCTGAGGGCTCCGTGTGGGTGATGGGCGACAACCGCAACAACTCGTCCGACTCGCGATACCAGGGCGGTGGTGGCGAGCGCGGTGCCGTCCCCGTGGAGAACATCATCGGCAAGGCCAGGCTCATCGTGCTCCCGCCGTCCCGCTGGGACGTGGTGAGCGATCACAACCCGCAGGCTTCCGTGGAACTGCCCTCGGCGATGAGTGCTCCGGAGTGGCAGCAGGGACTGCCCCTCGTCGCGGGAGCGCTGGCCGCCTGGCCCACACTGGTGGTGGGCCGGAAAGCCGGTGCGGGAGTGCGCCGGTTGGCGAGCCGCTTCAGACGGGAGCGATAG
- the rplS gene encoding 50S ribosomal protein L19 gives MNTLDALDAQSLRSDIPYFRPGDTLKVHVRVIEGNRERNQVFEGVVIRRQGGGIRETFTVRKVSFGVGVERTFPVHSPNIAKIEIARRGDVRRAKLYYLRDLRGKAAKIKERRETPSAS, from the coding sequence ATGAACACCCTGGACGCGTTGGACGCTCAGTCGCTGCGTTCTGACATCCCCTATTTCCGCCCGGGCGACACGCTGAAGGTTCACGTCCGCGTCATCGAGGGCAACCGCGAGCGCAACCAGGTTTTCGAGGGCGTGGTCATCCGCCGCCAGGGCGGCGGCATCCGCGAGACCTTCACCGTGCGCAAGGTCTCCTTCGGTGTCGGCGTCGAGCGGACCTTCCCCGTTCACTCGCCCAACATCGCCAAGATCGAGATCGCCCGTCGTGGCGATGTCCGTCGCGCCAAGCTCTACTACCTGCGCGACCTTCGCGGCAAGGCCGCCAAGATCAAGGAACGCCGGGAAACCCCCTCTGCTTCCTGA
- the trmD gene encoding tRNA (guanosine(37)-N1)-methyltransferase TrmD: MSESSSATPPLRIDVVTIFPEYLEPLRAALLGRAVERGLLGIGVHDLRDWTHDVHRAVDDAPYGGGPGMVMKPQVWGEALDDVCGEHTRLVVPTPAGRPFTQQTAREYATERHLVFACGRYEGIDQRVLTDAARRMPVDEVSIGDFVLVGGEVAVLAMVEAVARLLPGVLGNPVSAEQDSFSDGLLEGPSYTRPEVWRDLAVPPVLRSGNHARIDRWRRDESLTRTFHRRPDLLERLPEGSLDKHDREVLDRLRREAGE, encoded by the coding sequence GTGAGCGAGTCGAGTTCCGCCACGCCGCCACTCCGCATCGACGTGGTCACGATCTTCCCGGAGTACCTCGAACCGCTGCGTGCCGCGTTGCTCGGCAGGGCCGTCGAACGCGGCCTGCTGGGGATCGGTGTGCACGATCTGCGCGACTGGACGCACGACGTCCACAGAGCGGTGGACGACGCTCCCTACGGCGGCGGGCCCGGAATGGTGATGAAACCCCAGGTGTGGGGCGAGGCGCTGGACGACGTGTGCGGTGAGCACACCCGGCTCGTCGTGCCCACACCGGCTGGTCGTCCTTTCACACAGCAGACGGCGCGCGAATATGCCACCGAGCGGCATCTGGTGTTCGCGTGCGGTCGTTACGAGGGCATCGACCAGAGGGTGCTGACCGACGCGGCGAGGCGGATGCCCGTGGACGAGGTGTCCATCGGGGATTTCGTGCTGGTCGGGGGTGAGGTCGCCGTGCTCGCGATGGTCGAGGCGGTCGCACGGCTGCTGCCGGGTGTTCTGGGTAATCCCGTCTCCGCCGAACAGGACTCGTTCTCCGACGGGCTCCTGGAAGGCCCGAGTTACACGCGACCGGAGGTGTGGCGAGATCTCGCCGTGCCGCCCGTGCTCCGCTCGGGCAATCACGCGCGGATCGACAGGTGGCGGCGCGACGAGTCGTTGACGAGGACGTTCCACCGTCGGCCCGACCTGCTCGAACGGCTACCGGAAGGTAGCCTGGACAAGCACGATCGCGAGGTGCTCGACCGGCTCCGGCGGGAGGCCGGTGAGTGA
- the rimM gene encoding ribosome maturation factor RimM (Essential for efficient processing of 16S rRNA) — protein sequence MQVVVGRVVKPHGIRGELTVDVRTDSPEQRFAPGAVLAARARDGSTRRLTVAAVRPHGGRLLVRFTEVPDRNAAEEARGLTLLADAEDLPPIEDPDEFYDHELEGLRAELADGTVVGTVREIIHSPGGELLSVEVGEPGAGREVLVPFVTAIVPRVDVTEGRIVLDPPEGLLDG from the coding sequence GTGCAGGTCGTTGTGGGGCGGGTGGTGAAGCCGCACGGCATTCGCGGTGAACTCACCGTTGACGTGCGCACCGACTCGCCCGAACAGCGTTTCGCACCCGGTGCGGTGCTCGCCGCCCGCGCGCGGGACGGCAGCACCCGCAGGCTCACCGTGGCAGCCGTCCGTCCTCACGGCGGACGGCTGCTCGTGCGGTTCACCGAGGTGCCCGACAGAAACGCCGCGGAAGAAGCCAGGGGGCTGACTCTTCTCGCCGATGCCGAGGATCTGCCCCCGATCGAGGACCCCGACGAGTTCTACGACCACGAGCTGGAGGGTCTGCGTGCCGAGCTGGCCGACGGCACAGTCGTCGGAACGGTTCGCGAGATCATCCACTCGCCAGGAGGGGAGCTGCTCTCCGTCGAGGTCGGGGAGCCCGGCGCGGGCCGCGAGGTCCTCGTGCCGTTCGTGACCGCGATCGTGCCTCGCGTCGATGTCACCGAGGGCCGGATCGTGCTCGATCCGCCTGAGGGCCTGCTCGACGGCTGA
- a CDS encoding RNA-binding protein gives MSFLADSLEHLVRGIVDNPDDVQVELITTRRGRTLEVHVHPDDLGKVIGRGGRTATALRTVMGSVGGRGVRVDVIDTDR, from the coding sequence GTGAGCTTCCTCGCCGACTCGCTCGAACACCTGGTGCGCGGCATCGTCGATAACCCCGACGACGTACAGGTGGAGCTGATCACCACTCGTCGTGGCAGGACACTGGAGGTCCACGTCCACCCCGACGACCTCGGCAAGGTGATCGGCCGCGGCGGTCGTACGGCCACCGCGCTGCGCACCGTGATGGGCTCGGTCGGTGGTCGCGGCGTCCGCGTTGACGTCATCGACACCGACCGCTGA
- the rpsP gene encoding 30S ribosomal protein S16 has product MAVKIKLQRLGKIRAPYYRIVVADARTRRDGRAIETIGKYHPKREPSFIEVDSERAQYWLKVGAQPTEPVQRILEITGDWQKFKGLPGAEGTLRVAEPKPSKQDLFNAALAAANEEPSVEATTPKKKGGKKADKAESSDAAAAESSESGDSAEKKADEA; this is encoded by the coding sequence GTGGCTGTCAAGATCAAGCTGCAGCGCCTCGGCAAGATTCGCGCGCCCTACTACCGCATCGTGGTCGCGGACGCCCGCACCCGTCGTGACGGCAGGGCCATCGAGACCATCGGCAAGTACCACCCGAAGCGGGAGCCGAGCTTCATCGAGGTCGATTCCGAGCGTGCTCAGTACTGGCTGAAGGTCGGCGCCCAGCCCACGGAGCCGGTGCAGCGCATCCTGGAGATCACCGGCGACTGGCAGAAGTTCAAGGGCCTTCCCGGCGCCGAGGGCACGCTCCGCGTGGCCGAGCCGAAGCCCTCGAAGCAGGACCTGTTCAACGCGGCGCTGGCCGCGGCCAACGAGGAGCCCAGCGTCGAGGCCACCACGCCGAAGAAGAAGGGTGGCAAGAAGGCGGACAAGGCCGAGTCGTCCGACGCTGCCGCCGCCGAGTCGTCCGAGTCCGGTGACTCGGCCGAGAAGAAGGCCGACGAGGCGTGA
- a CDS encoding CPBP family intramembrane glutamic endopeptidase — MRSSDAQDPAGDAVDSGVPARQEQDASGQPGLHRPTHRWGFGAFLFVEGVLLATAAFVGAFLGRTTPESIPVRDVLIGTMTPTVLAALAALAVTKIRGNGPLADLCLAWRWDDVKVGLKFGALGLVFTVVGVLVWTRVVGEHNATSAIGALVEDKPMSVSAAVTMFVYLWLLGPICEEIIYRGLLWGAAERLGWGTERWGRFAAFVLSTAVFAMSHLEPLRTSLLIVIAIPIGLARLVTGRLLGSIVAHQMNNFLPALAILLTSLGVIAA, encoded by the coding sequence GTGAGGTCATCGGACGCGCAGGACCCTGCCGGGGACGCGGTGGACTCCGGTGTGCCTGCACGGCAGGAACAGGATGCGAGCGGGCAACCGGGTCTTCACCGGCCGACCCACCGATGGGGCTTCGGCGCGTTCCTGTTCGTCGAGGGGGTGCTACTGGCCACGGCGGCGTTCGTCGGGGCGTTCCTCGGCAGGACGACACCGGAGTCGATCCCCGTGCGCGACGTGCTCATCGGCACGATGACGCCCACCGTGCTGGCCGCGCTCGCCGCGCTCGCCGTCACCAAGATCCGGGGCAACGGCCCACTCGCCGACCTGTGCCTGGCCTGGCGGTGGGACGACGTGAAGGTCGGCCTCAAGTTCGGCGCGCTCGGTCTGGTGTTCACGGTCGTCGGCGTGCTGGTCTGGACCCGTGTGGTGGGGGAGCACAACGCCACCTCGGCCATCGGCGCGCTGGTGGAGGACAAACCGATGTCGGTGTCCGCAGCCGTGACGATGTTCGTGTACCTGTGGCTGCTCGGGCCGATCTGCGAGGAGATCATCTATCGGGGCCTGCTGTGGGGAGCGGCCGAACGGCTGGGCTGGGGCACCGAGCGATGGGGCAGGTTCGCGGCGTTCGTGCTGTCAACGGCCGTGTTCGCGATGAGCCACCTCGAACCTCTGCGTACGTCGCTGCTGATCGTGATCGCCATACCGATCGGGCTGGCGAGGCTCGTCACCGGCCGCCTGCTCGGCAGCATCGTCGCCCACCAGATGAACAACTTCCTTCCCGCGCTGGCGATACTGCTGACCTCACTCGGGGTCATCGCGGCCTGA
- a CDS encoding CPBP family intramembrane glutamic endopeptidase, with protein MEDEGSMSARDGLVFGAHWALLAFIASLGAYYALSLLLSGLAFHGSIGLSDLGPLVLLAFVPNLLLGLGPVLASRRWGRGVRAEFGLRPTGRDVRVGLACGGFSLLAAYVLNLVLLQVYGDDYLSDDSTTDVLRDMTSDLAWLVLAALVVVVAAPLTEELLFRGALWTGLEHYRVPPWAILVLTALLFAQVHGEPERTLALLGQGIAIGAARLITGRVSASMIAHATNNLPPALLLFGAA; from the coding sequence GTGGAGGACGAGGGGTCGATGTCGGCCCGCGACGGGCTGGTGTTCGGAGCGCATTGGGCGCTGCTCGCCTTCATCGCCTCGCTCGGCGCGTACTACGCGCTCTCGCTGCTGCTGTCCGGGCTCGCGTTCCACGGCAGCATCGGTCTTTCCGACCTCGGACCGCTCGTCCTGCTGGCCTTCGTCCCTAACCTCCTGCTCGGCCTCGGCCCGGTGCTCGCGTCCCGCAGGTGGGGCAGGGGCGTGCGGGCCGAGTTCGGACTCCGCCCCACAGGGAGGGACGTGCGGGTGGGACTGGCGTGCGGCGGGTTCTCCCTGCTGGCCGCCTACGTCCTGAACCTCGTCCTGCTCCAGGTCTACGGCGACGACTATCTCTCCGACGACTCCACAACGGATGTACTCCGGGACATGACCTCCGACCTCGCGTGGCTCGTGCTGGCTGCGCTCGTGGTCGTCGTCGCGGCACCGCTGACCGAGGAACTGCTGTTCAGGGGGGCGTTGTGGACCGGCCTGGAACACTACCGGGTGCCGCCCTGGGCGATCCTCGTGCTGACAGCTCTGCTCTTCGCGCAGGTGCACGGCGAGCCGGAACGCACACTCGCCCTGCTGGGCCAGGGCATCGCCATCGGGGCGGCGAGATTGATCACCGGCAGGGTGAGTGCCAGCATGATCGCGCACGCCACCAACAACCTTCCACCCGCGTTGCTCCTGTTCGGCGCCGCCTGA